A segment of the Gossypium hirsutum isolate 1008001.06 chromosome D10, Gossypium_hirsutum_v2.1, whole genome shotgun sequence genome:
tttttgggaaagcctgtcaCTTGCCCTTGGAATTAGAACATAAAGCCTATTAGGCTTTCCAACAACACAAATTGGATCTCAAGCTTGTTAAAGAGAAACAGATGCTTCAACTTAATGAGTTAGAACAATTCCGAACtttctcatatgaaaatgccaaGTTACTTAAGAAGAGATTCAAAACATGGCATGACGAGCACATTTgagtttgagaatttgaagcaggttagCAAGTCTTGTTGTTCAATTCTAGATAAAGGTTCTTTcttggtaagttaaaatcacgttgatCCAGCCCATTCTCTATTCATCAAGTCTTCCCATATCAGGTTGTTGAACTTCacggtaagggaggtaattttagAGTTAACACTCAGCACTTGAAACATTATTGGGGGATAAATTTAAGCGGGATAAAACCTTGTCCATTTTACTCgatacttaaatttttatttttctttttaataaaatacttaggctatatatgttttttagattagtatgttaaaataaattttttctaggagattggaactttaGTGGGACCGCTTacgacccctccaatctttcttggAAATTGATTTTAACAAAATCTTTCAAGAAAATATTTCCTAAgtgacaaaatatttttttaacttttcaaataaaagggtcaattttgtcCAAGTTTTAGTTTGCAGcttaattttcaaattatccTTATGTCTAGgtaattaattgaataatttcTAACTATTGGATGTCATTTTTGTAAACATTAAATTTAGCTGTCTTTttctatacatatttttaaaactagctaaaataaaggttttaaatttttaataaataagatgataacaactaatatataattatatttcatataatatatattaattgctATCAACTTTGTATAGGATTGGaattgtttaatattttatttaagagttttatttctaataaataagataatatcAAGTAATATgttaatatactttatattatatattaatggatattgtttttaaaataagatTAGGAGttatagtattttattattattttcttttaagagTTTGAGTTAAATTTCCCCAGTTTCATGCTTTAAGTAACttcaatttttcttattttcatttgcatttcattactttctattgcatttactatctttagcttaaataaaaacatcaattcaactcatcattccctttttcatcattttacactttaaGTATGAAGATGCGGATCTTCAGTAGGAATCCCACTAAATTGACCCATATTTTGCTACATTTGGAACATGATAGGcttcaacttgaatttttttcctCGATTTTAGGCCTTCTTATACTCAAATTGAGCTCGTTGATTAAAGGAATGGCATATTTTCGAATGGCACAGTTCCTGTCGTCAGCAACAATAATCGGATTGTGAGTATTATAAGTGAATGCTCCTCcttgattttggttttgattCTCGAAATTCATCTTTTCGATCCTTCTTTGGTTCGCTATTCTTCTCCTTTGTTTAAAAGTTCTTTCAATTTTAGGGTCTACGAGGAGTAAGTCAATAatttgatcaatactcataaacacctaaaacaaatacacacaaaaattattggaattaaaatttaacaaaaaagaatagaccaaaatgcaaaagtaacaacttcacaaataatgtcttttaaaacagtccccggcaatgacaccaaaaacttggaatgatggaaatgtgcaagtgtacacaatcgcaacaagtaataagaCATGGactatttaagaaaaatatttatgaaatgaaatccaaacactttggtgattaaaaaaatattttgattttgaggaagtaattaaaaactaaaatttaactaagtaaaataaaataaaataaaaataaaagttccaatgcacgatttcaaaagatgaatttaatcaagatgacataattgtgttagattaattacatttcttaacttaatattaccaaaacaatgttcatgttattatgaataaattcacggcaacttggtaatttgttaactatagcacatatagacttactaaattaactaatctcttaaacatatcactatgtcaattcaaacaattaatcaattctAATACGCAAGTAAAatattaagtgaggtaacaatatatacctacattgaaacaatttaatcacaaaattcttacaagttatgcaaggctaatgtaccatttaataccgtcgctaatttaacccttagctagcttagaagattaaacatgcactaattaagtattgtgtcaattaattgtaatttcaatacaattaataattaattcattaattaccTCACAATTGTAGTGCAAGTATAACAtgatcatggttttacttaatcaaacaatttagacttataacaacaaaaacatgattttaataacttaagtggatgaaatgcaatcaacctaacacgaattaaatttaagccatgttaattaaatttagaataaaaacataacaaatattcatagatatattcataacaataacaataaaagttAAAGGATAGGGAACTAGAaccaaatctggtgtttctccgaagcttgactagtttgctctgctCCTCATTCTCCGCTCGTTTTTGTTGAACCGAGGCTTCTACAAGCACTTGAATGCTAATACCCAAGGTGGTTGAATGAATTGTTTCCAAGAGGGAAATCGGCAAGGGGAATGGAAGGGAAAAATAGGAAATGAAAGAGAGAAAAGCAAGTGTAAGGGAGAGAAATGTAGAATGAAAGgcgtgagaggtgagttgaaatGAGTAGCAAAGGGGATATTTATAGGTGGgattggctgctaaaaatagaaaaaaaaaattagcagcCATAGACCCCCCTTAGCTAGCCaaacatgtggcaagtttgaaggtttcaaacttgctaaatttagctaagGGCAAATCTACAAAACCTTGATAAGTAGAGGGGTTTGAATGAAATTTCAAGGAAACTTCAAGGGCTGATTTTCAAGTCAAATAATCAACTAATTTGAGTTGATAAGGCCAGCTTGTTGGACGGTTTTGGGCAGCCcttttgtaacaccctacacccagCCTAGAAGTTACGACCGAATCTAGCagtgtcacattgaggtgtttagtGTAAAACTTGTAGTCATTGAAATccttaaaatcaattaatcattttgttattaaacggTGATTCCAAAACGGATTGTTCATTTCCAAGCGTGCATCATTAAAAgctaatcacttttaaaacgttataaattttccaaaatctcatttattgcAAAAGTTATTTTTTAGGAAATGTTACGAAAAtgtggtgtctttgaaaacagtTACTTTTTGAAAGCCCGTCTTTTTTTACAACtagcagtttatatcaaactaagtaaataaaaacctcaatttaaagtttataactttaaataggcctttttacataaaaatacccaaatccagttacttataaatcaaaagCTAAAAATGAAAGCTGATACGGTTGTGTGGCCATCAtcgagtcccttgcagcaccgacccgcctataactagggattacctgtatagttaaacagaggggtgagtttacgaaaactcaatgtgtaaacCCCTAACAAGCAAACAGTCAATTAAACAGCAGATAAatgcagtttgggcctaagcccattacagtaacagttcAGTTCAGTGTGGGCCTAAACCCTTTCCCCTAATAGTAAACGATTAGGCTTGAGCCCATTACAATGCCAATAATTAGTAGGATTTCGGCCTATAATAGTCACAGATATCAGTCATACAACGAAcagtatgtaatatcattaatcgatgcagtaatagtacaaaatcattaatcagtgcatatatgcagttagaaatcctacccaatccaacaTCTACACACCACTCCATTCCGCCAAacataccatgtggggataaaattgacccacccagccagacacaccaaggttagcaccggttgcggcactaaacagtattacagcaaagctgccagtaaaataAACGACATAAGCCATCAGTAGGTCTATAgtcatcttgggcgacccgtgcaaccttatcagtacgaTGCACTTTCTCCAAATATAACAACACATCCCCATGTAATatatcgtgacataatatcatacgtggatgcaaaatgtcatgctcagtcatagtcatacatatcatagagcaaatcagtcatacataacataaggccataacagtcatttcatctcctaggggtataacagtcattttatgctatgggggtatttcgatcattttaccctataggggtatttcggtcattttaacctatgggggtatttcggtcattctaccctatggaggtatttcggtcattttaccctatgggggtatttcagtcattttaccctatgagggtattcaggtcattttatcctataagggcattttgatcattctactctataggggtatttcggtcataatagtgtaaatgggcccaagacccattactcgacccaagtgggcccacacgctcgtgtgggccGTTCAGCCCAGATTTCACCACGGTTATGAGATCTACACAACCCAGTCCAGAATTTGCCACAAATCGTGGATTTTATCCATGTgaggcccacaagcccattgagcccacacgacccatttcggcctaatgtggcccattacggcctaagcccatgaaaatgctcatggaggcctctacaatTTATCGCCCATGATTCGAATGTTTGGCTTtccacacgagcgatcgcacaCTCGTGTGGTCTCAACGCCGTATTTCAACTTTTCAGCTTTTGTCATTCTACAGTTACAGTGGGGtagttacacacctgatgcgatttgCAGATTCCCTTCGTTTCAAACACTCTTATTCTGAAAATCAATGatcgcacccttggttcccaCGCAATGTGTCAATCAACCTCGACCACTAccagttaggaatggaagcaatACAGGTTGGAGAAAGCTACGAAAACCTTGAAAACCTCACCGATCTCCCATCGAGAgcaaggaacaaatgagatgatatatatctctccacaacaacaacctcaccaaatcccaatattctctcctcaaatctctccaaatatccctcctcaaatctctccatgaccaattcaaactccatttagcggtatttcaatccaactctaccacccacacgaattaggtagcaaaataaatactccctttttgATGCACCACCACTCAaaccttagaccccatgtacactccacacgccccttaccactagaccaacaactcctttgtatcatattttaaccataataatttaagaacctactatctagatccaaggattttattcacttaaaataaaaatttggcaTAAGCCAAGGCATGAACCCTTGACTTCttagacacttccaaacactcctaaatcacttaaccactgaagcagacattcatttatgtcacttctttgcacaactaaatatttacgtgcagtctcctaactgttcccttgttcaaaacctatttcttctaggcccaaaattcggggtgttacaccttttgCTTGATTGGATTGGTCTTCTCAATTCAGCACAACTGGGTCtcctttcataatttaattaatactaattatttaacccaaaataaattggattataattaaaattaattatattatgaattaatattcataatttggaccattttaggctgaaaaattaattcgccttgatgcttcaaaaatcGCTCCTTGATTTTGTGCTTCTAACACTGTCTATGgagccaattttcaccctttgtgtgaatctgtcgaaaataaataaaaatttatcaaaattaattaaaattaaatatgttaataatttaagtacaatttaattattttagaattatattatatttttcaacaagaattacTACGagattgcatgaatttgagttaaaaatggtacaaaaagtctatatatttttgtgtttccacaagCTGCAACAATCTTCCTTCTTAAAGCATctgctaccacattagcctttctagGATGGTACTCAATTgccagatcataatcttttagaagcTCCATCCAACATTGTTGGcacaaattcaaatccttctacatcatcagatactttaaactcttatggttTGAAAACATACGACATTTCTCCCTATaaaggtaatgtctccaaatcatTAGTGTCAATACTACTACTGCAAGCTCTAAGTCATtagttggataattcttttcatgtggcttgaGTTGGCGAGATGCATATGCCACAACCTTTCCTCTTTGCATAAGCATACATCCTAGCCTATTAAGAGATACATTCGTGAACACAGTATACTCCACACTAGATTCTGGTTGGGCTAAGATAGGAGCTTCAATTAGAATAGCTTTCAAattatcaaaacttttctgacaagCCTTTGTCCATTTGaacttttctttcttccttaacAACCGCGTGAGAGGTGTCGCCAACATGGCGAATCCTTTTACAAAcgttctgtagtaacctgccaaaCCCAAGAAGCTGCGTACCTTAGTAACGTTCTTTTGTGTATTCCAATCAAGCACGGCTTTAACTTTATCAGTATCTACCTTAATACCttcaataaaaataacatgaCCAAGGAAATGAACTTCAATTaggcaaaattcacatttgctgaatttggCGTACAACTTGTTCTCGTGTAAAGTTCTTAGCACAATCCTTAAGTGCTCATCATGATCAGCCACGCTTCTTGATTCAGAGGAATCCATAATGTACGCCAAGTTAGCATCTACACTCTTAACCAATAAGTTTTTGGCAGATACTATAGACATTATTCTACTCGCCAAACTGGTCTGTACGCCAAGCATCAACACATCTTTGCCTTTTATAGTCAACAAACGTACACCACCAGCTCGATAGTCAACTACAACATTATGTCTGGTCAATCAATCTAACTCGAGAATAGCATCAAACTCATGAAAGCTTAACAACAACAAATCCACCAAAAAGATGTGTTCACCACAAATCAATGGATAGTTCTTAATAACTCTATTAACCATCGTACTTTGACCAAGAGCGTTGGTTAGTAATACATTTGTCTTAGAATAATCAACTTCAAGATTCAAACCTTATATGACTTTAGTGCAGATGTATGAATGGGCTGCCCccggatctattaatgcatgaatGTTGTTTCCAAGAAAGGAAAAATTACTCGTTATAACCTCTGGAAAATCAACCTCTTCTTTGACTTTCATCACATATGCTCTGGCAGATACTCTAGAGCTGGGCTTGGTGAAACTCTTTTTTGAAGCCCCCAAAACTGATCCTAGTTTTACTGCCACACCTGATCTCGCTTCTTGCTAAAAATTTTGAGGCCTACGCGTAGATTGTTCACCTTAATCTTGGAGGGACAGCCTCTAAGCTGATGGTCTAAAGACCCACACCGAAAACAAGCTCCAGTATGCCTCTAGCATTCTTCTCTATGATTTCTTCCACAGTGCTCGTAAATTGAATTCCTCATCATTCTAGATCCACCTATACTTGCCATCGAGGTAGGTTGTCAACCACCTCCATCTCGCCTGAAACTCATAGGTTGTGAATCTGTCCTAGCTTCTATCTTTCGGCTTCTTAAAATTCAACGTGAGTGGTGGACTAGTAAATCCACACTTCAATCTTTCTCTGTCATACACCCTACTCTTCTTTTGAACTATCATCTCTATTTTGTGAGTCTTGGTTGTCATGGCcactaaacttttacattttaatgTTGCCACTAGGGCGCGAATTTCATCTCTTGAGCCCTATTCAAACTTCACACAGAAAGCTTTCTcgatctaaaacatatcttttgcATAATgactgagtctaacaaactcccgttcatattctATCACTGACATTTGTCCTTGCTTGACATACAAGAACTCTTTTTTCATCAACTCAACGTACATCTAGTTCACATACCTTTCTTGGAATTTCTCCAAAAAGAATTCCCAATCTATCAACTCTTCAAGGGTCACACTTGTTAGCATTTACCACCATTGATACGCATCCCCCTCTAGCAAGGAGACTACACACAAGAGGCTATCCACCGTCATGCACTTTAACTCCTCAATACTCTAAAGATGCATGATAACCATTGTTCTGCCACTGTGGTATCATCATCTTTGTCTCCCATAAATTCCTTGGTGCCTCTTTTTCTTATTTCTCTCACCGGATCACCCTTGGATTGGGTTACAGTTGGTACTAGAGGTACATGAGGCATTGGTTATACTATTTTTGGTTAAGAGTGCAGAGGTTAGGGTGCTTGAGTTGTCCCCATGAACTGGTCAAACATCTGACTCATCATGGTGAAGAAGACATTTTGAAAAGCATTTCCAATAGCAGCTAGATTAGTTGTAGGAGTTTTCTCCTAAGCTAGAGGTACATGGCTTTCAATCTCCTCAACAATTACTTCTCTTGATCCTTCTGAGATTTTCTTTAACAACTACAATAAAATTCAGATTAGATAAAATTACAGGACTAAGCCAGAGATGTATCATGCATGGCGAGGCAtgacataactttcaatttttgaGAATCGGCTCAAccttagctttgataccaaaaCTTGTAACACCCACGCCCAATATAATCTCTGAATTCGAGTATGGTAAGTCACAACGTAAAACCATTTAGGTTTAACAAAaatacttgaaatttttttaaaggtttaaaGTCTTAGCGTATACCCCATTATAATAGCAAATAACAATTAAAATAGTAATATGCCAATAGAAATGTGTTTAGACAAACATCTGGCAGAAGTCTTATAAAAGTTACACGGTTATATAAAACATATGATGGGTTATTCCCATACAATAGTTTGAAGTGCATCGTTGGCGGTTAAAACAACATTCAAAACCATTTGTCGTATAAGCTAATAAGACAATCTCATAGACCATGATATATTAGATTAAATACATAAATCAAAAGTTTATAAAAACTCTCATAAAACCGTATCTTGACAAAAGTGGTAAATCATTATAAAAGTAGTAAattactatatatattatatttttaaaatttatatttcctattatttttaattgtgtttagttaatttctaatattagcttcttaaaaaaataaagaaaagggaagtgtattgaattgaataagttcaaccatatataaaataattaatagatgTGGAATGTCTCTATGTTTAAAAGATGAAAGCTTTGGTTAGGAAGTTTAGGGATAaatttgatagaatatgtaagtattgaggactaaatgtgttattagaAAAAGGCTTTTCGTTATCAATTTAATGGCGACTGACCAAAACATGAATGTATTCAAACGGtagtgcttaaattgaaaaattttaaagttaggtaaccaaaaataatataagcaTAATTGAATAATCATCTgtataatttatccaaataagtTTCGATGTTTTGTAGgctaaaaataatataacaacGTTTTTTTGACAtgtacaataactttctctcttgcttttaataaaaaataattgtttaaaagaaattttacaaaattaaacatttgattattttttttcattttataggtataattgtattaaaaataagATTGTAATGTAAAATTGTATCAAATCATATTTatcgtaaaaaaatatttttaattttgaaatttatatttaaaatttatttgggtGAGAGGTGAGATTGACTCCCATGATATTAAAAATGATGGTCGCATTgaaattaattgttataattattatattggatgcaataatgaaattaataaaaaatgagaGAAATGTTTGGATTCAATTGTAAATATATAGCGAGGTGAATTCATTGAACAAGAAGGAAAAACATTTGTAAATAATaaagtttttgaaattatttaaaatttgtaaagttAATCGCTTATATTTAATAAATGGAAATCTATTAAAagtaatcatataataaatatcattttattaggTTATcttgtaaaattaaatttatgtatttattttaaatatttatgaattaaaaaaattatttgatgaaatgagataataaaaaagaagttTAAATTTATAAGTACGAATGATTTTGTTTACTTAtcttt
Coding sequences within it:
- the LOC107915472 gene encoding uncharacterized mitochondrial protein AtMg00860-like, whose protein sequence is MSIVSAKNLLVKSVDANLAYIMDSSESRSVADHDEHLRIVLRTLHENKLYAKFSKCEFCLIEVHFLGHVIFIEGIKVDTDKVKAVLDWNTQKNVTKVRSFLGLAGYYRTFVKGFAMLATPLTRLLRKKEKFKWTKACQKSFDNLKAILIEAPILAQPESSVEYTVFTNVSLNRLGCMLMQRGKVVAYASRQLKPHEKNYPTNDLELAVVVLTLMIWRHYLYREKCRMFSNHKSLKYLMM